The genomic DNA tccccactcaaacttaatggctttacaaGTTAACTTAGTCAAAgttacagctatcttagagaaatctttaataaaccgtctatagtacccagctaagcctagaaaacttctaacttccattgCTGTCTGTGGGACTTTCCATtttgtgattgcttctatcttagcaggatctacatgaattccttcatgatttaccatatgtcctaaaaattgcacttcttgtagccaaaattcatattttgagaatttggcataaagcttttcctttcttaacaaagttaagagtgcatgcaggtgtcCACAATGTTCTTCCtcacttttggaataaatgagtatatcgtcaataaacacgattacaaatttatccaggtatggtttacagatcctattcatcatgtccataaatgcagctggagcatttgttaatccgaagggcatgactgtaaattcataatgaccatacctagttctgaaagcagttttaggtatgtcctcctcttgtactttcaactgatggtatccggatcttaagtctattttagagaaatacctagctccttgtagttgatcaaaaagatcatcaatcctaggtagtgggtatcgattcttaatcgtaaccttgtttaattccctataatcgatacacattctcatcgacccatctttctttttcacaaacaacactggtgcaccccaaggggatgaactaggttgtataaatcctttgcttagtaattcatctaactgctttttcaattctagcatttcagtaggtgctaatcggtaaggtgccttggctattggtgtagtacctggaattagatgaattctaaactctacttccctatcaggcggtaacccaggtaattcttctagaaatacatctgggtattctgaaactataggaatgtcctggagttccttacttttagtgttaatgattacagagatcatatacaccatttcttgtttccttgagtaactagccaatttcattattgAAATGAaattcagtggctttcgaggtctatctccggtaattaagattacttctcctgtgggggtgcGGATTTCTACAGAATTCCTATCACAccggattcgagcatggttggtgactagccaatccattcctaatactacatcaaatccggcgagattcataggtaataggtttgcagaaaacttatgccctaagagttctatttttcctttttGCAATACTTTGTCTATGTTGatagaatttccatctgccgtttcgactgtaaaaatctgtctaagggtagttaagggtaaattaagagcttggcagaatgaagtattgatgaaactttggtttgcaccagagtcaaataatacttttgcatagacgttatgtactaagaacgtacccgctatcacgtctggaatgagttcagcttcttgagtggtcagttgGAATGCACGTGCATTTTTCTTAGTTGTTCCTTCAGCTTGCTTGCCTTTATTATCTGCGGCTTTGATCAATTTAGGGCATTCCGTCTTGtaatgtccagtttctccacagttatagcagactacAGTTTTCTTTTTGCAGTTATCTTCACTATGCCCTAttgatttgcaaaaattgcaggttataTTGCATCTTCCGTAATGCTTtctcttgcaatttctgcagaatggcgggGTTGAGGATTGGCATATTCCTCTTCTTTTAAAGCGATTAttattattacccgtacgaattccctgggtaatcttctgagccaattccttctttcgatcttcttctcttgtgcgcaccagttcatcggttaatgtattagctaattctatagcatcgtcaatagtgcgtggtcttgcagctttaacgatattacggatttctccgattaatccctaaATATATCGGGAAATGAGTACttgttctggcgaagccaggttaggtaccactctcgcatattcgaagaatatcgaagtatatcctcgacagtcggTGCCTATCATatgatgactcaggaacttgtttgccatttgttcctttttgtattcgggacagaattttctctcaacaagactcttaaattcttcccaattcatcgcataagCCATCCTTCGTCCTTTggcttgtagcactgtgttccaccattccagcgccccttctttgaacagatttgatgcatacatcacttgatcttcttcagaacatttacttattgcaattactgcttcggttttctctaaccatcgcagtgttgcagttgccccttcattacctgcaaattctgctggtttacaggcaagaaattccttgtaagtgcaaccaggcgttgcagctttcattttcttggGGAATGGAACCTGTTGCGGATGGTTATCATGATTATCATGTTTGCcccctccatttacactatggctaaaattatcttcctgagtacgtttactaggaatgatttgatgcggttcgattggactttttacagcagcaataaatgctggaatagcattagctatcccttgagcaacaatattttcaatatctcgTCTAGTCATGTATTGATCTCCTGaatgttgctccgactgattaacctcatttaccggttcattactagcattttccatctgctaatttatTTAATAGGAATTATTAGTATCTAATTAGTGGTAATAAAATCAACACAGATAAACACGTAGATTATTACAACATAcaagtataaccaaaattgtcgatgcctcgacttctatTTCGTTCTATATTATACTTGCATCAATACACACTGTTTTATCTTACAtcgttttattgcccattttacaagtttagttttactgtattagttataatacaaacaaacttttccaaccCTCCCCACTATCCTTTGGATCGACTGGCAGTTCAGTAGTGacgttccctttcgtcatacttccaggaaatttgctccccaatttccctgatcctattcccagtgcctatcagttcttcaccaaactgacgcagTTCCACTAAATTTTCATAACTCATTGGCGGATTTGGGagaggttctggatcaaattgtgggagaaaactatagggactattgactatattttggaattgccagtcattggtccaccattcttccatttggcctaatggtcgtgtgtggattagtgggtctggaatcATTGGTGCTAGGTTTATTGGGATTTGAGCTGTAGCAgaataagagaagagattattgttgacaggCTCTATGACATCACAATTGGCCAGTAGACGATCTATTTCGTTCTGGAATGTGATCTCCTtaggctgtttagagctttctccaatCTCTATCCCCTTTTTCTTTAGATCTATCCCTATTTTTGTCTCTGCTTGTTTGggactttctccggtttctatttcctttcccttgctcacactcacaggattttctattttcgggagtctcctaggtttccttcggcGCACCTTTCGCCATCCTACAaatcttctcctctttttaggttttgctttttccagcggtggagcttggaattccagaggttcctctacgTCAGcgatgtaaccagtgaagttgtgggataCTTCAATTGGCACAAGATAGAGGTTAaggttctgaaacgcctcggatagctcactcatgctgtgtagcatatatgcaaaacgacgtgatttcccagggaaatctttattttcaaaacatgtttcttttatttatttacactgagccacttttctaagctgggagtgcgtCACGGCACTTCTTTCTTTcctcacaacatatcacctgaaacatgtttgaaaaaggttttgtcaacggggaaatactgagtgaatcattcattttactaaaacgacactttagttataattcacagtattaagtgCAACTGCACTGTTTCTGATTATCAAACCagctacccacggtactttaccactcgacccactggcccacctgtccagtggtgtctgtgattatggtcatatcacccattggctgccccaatgttgaagattatcaagtaatgtatacaaaaccccacataccggctgtaacttggtgattacaaagacttaatccctgtaattataactttgaaaaataatttggagttttgtaaaatagttgataaaaagagaatgactcacattgcagatttaacgagcaagatataagtctactgattagccttgattaaacctaatttaacacaatgcacacacaagcaggttagtaactaatacagcagttacgtcaattcacgagattaaaccctcacatcGATTAATTAGTGCAATACtcaataattcaatcggattcacaacgaataacagagcatagtccgaatccgaacagcactctaatattcaagtcgaaatcacgacgaataatcaaagtacaagctcaatttgagcagcacccagacaatcgttggatagttataatcgatcggacgttgaatcgtaatagcgatcgagttattaccctgattgtggcagcacctcgtgatcgtgtgtgtgtgttatggactgttttcgaaataactcgacgtacagacagtaTTTCTACGTCGTTTTCATTTCCcagttcaagtcccaaggtcggctatttatagccaaaatttggcctcgcttacggaccgtatgccatttcccttacggtccgtaaggctggcTGGTAAGCTTACGGTCCATAAGGCTTCCCCTTTACgatccgtaagctaagcagtctaattcataggctgcctagactcgggactagccttggtgattCAAAAATCCAGCCAATCAGAACTTTGCAAcgttttattttagataattatcaactagggtttgccccccttgagttttaggggccctgatcctgattccgattgttctgaaaattttagggctaatgcagaatcacttgggtgtcttaattagggttttcttattgactaattatcatcctaattactgattttagtgacagttgttacatcatTCCCCAATCTACAATATCTAGATATGTCTCAAAATCAAATTCAAGTAAAGTTGTTTGAAATCCCAGCAACATTGGTTGTAGTTGAATTGAGTTCTAATTTGTTTAGCGGGAAATTACCTAAACTTTCCAACAGTTCATTGTTACAACTGTTCGATCTATCAAATAACTCCTTTACAGGGTCAATACATCATTTTTTGTGTCCTTATGGTGGGAAAGGGATAGAAGCACTTAATCTAGCAAATAATCATTTGTCCGGTGTCATTCCTGAGTGTTGGGTGAAGTGGCCGAGTTTGTCATTCCTGAACTTGGAGAACAACAATTTGTCTGGTGTAATTCCGACAACTTTGGGATCTTTATCTTATCTAGGATCATTGAATATGTGCAAGAACAAGCTGTCCGGGAGATTACCCACTTCTCTAAAGAACTTAACAAGATTACAGATCCTTCAGCTTGCTACAAATGAACTTGTTGGAAACATTCCAACATGGATTGGGATAAAACTTTCAAGTTTGAGAATTCTAAACCTTCGATCAAACAACTTGATGGATATATAACCCATGAGCTCTGTTATCTTACAGCCATTCAGATCTTGGACTTCGCTCATAATAATCTATCAGGAAATATTCCAAGATGCTTTAACAACTATAGTGTCCTGACTAAGAAAGAAACTTCCTTAATTAATCAGTTTGTTTTCTTAGACTTTGACAATATTAACGTAGCAGCTAGTGCTTCATTGATGATGAAGGGACAAGAGTATACATATAACACTATTCTTGGACTAGTGATGGTTTTGGACCTTTCTAGTAATAAATTTTCTGGGAGCATCCCAATTGAGCTAATGGCGCTTCAGGCATTACAATCGTtgaacatatcaaaaaatcaatTGACAGGAGTTATACCAAAGAATATTGGTGACATGAAGTTTCTTGAATCATTCGATGTATCTTCAAACCATCTGTCTGGGGAGCTTCCAATGAGCTTGTCAGGCTTGACTTTCTTGAGTAGCTTCAATGTGTCTTTCAACAACTTGACTGGAAGAAGCACATCAAGCACACAGCTACAGAGCTTCAATGAATCCAGCTTCTTCGGCAACAAACTCTGTGGAGTTCCACTGACCCAGATTTGTGGAGAAATAGAGCATAATAAAGATCAACAAGAAGGTGATACATCACATGTAGTGGATTTTGGATTGACTATTTGCGTCTTGCTTGGattttttgttgggttttggtCCATTGTCATTCCCCTGAATGTTGGAACAATTTGGATTTCATTGTCTAAATTAAGGTATATGTTGCGTTGTTAATCATAAGTACTATGGTAACATGTTTCATAAGTGATGAATAATGTTGTAAAGTTGTAATATGATTGTTTTACCTTCAGATTATATGATCTGTTTTCTTAATGAACTTCCAAGCTTGGACCTTCTTAGTTATAAGTCTACGTAGACATATTCTTGATGATTATGGTATGGTTGCTATGCTTTCATCTGTAAAAAAATCTTAAACAGAAGCGTCCTATGAGGATcagtatttgatttttttttttcaaaagttataGTTATTGGTCAAAAAGTATAAAATACATAGCTTTTATATCAACATGAAATAGAAAAGAAGATGAAATCTACTTCTACATccaaatcattgtgaacagtaaACCAGTTATATAAGCATTAAGTCTAAACATCAGTTGATCGATAAAATTCCTTACCGTTCTCAAATATTACAGCAATTAAACCCCAGCGGAAGCTTATGATCTTATATCAGGATGTTCCAGTTTGGACGATTAAGCACTATGATTTAAAAATATATTCTAACTACATAAATGTTGGTGGCATAAATCACAACGAATCTATTAGTCCACGTTAAAGTGTTTTTCAAAGCTATGGTATAAAGACGATGAAAAATCAAAGATTGCGATCCTGTTATCCCCAAATTAAAACCCAGAATATGATTTGATGTGTTCACTGGCATTATCACATAAATGTTGGGGGAGAGAACTCGTGTTTTCAGCGGAAGTTGTAGACTTGGATACATTCATGTTCATGATTGATTGGAACAAATGAATGTCTAGGAATGAAAAGTGTGAGTGCAGGAAAAACAAAACAGAATCGT from Helianthus annuus cultivar XRQ/B chromosome 7, HanXRQr2.0-SUNRISE, whole genome shotgun sequence includes the following:
- the LOC110867177 gene encoding receptor-like protein EIX2; this encodes MSQNQIQVKLFEIPATLVVVELSSNLFSGKLPKLSNSSLLQLFDLSNNSFTGSIHHFLCPYGGKGIEALNLANNHLSGVIPECWVKWPSLSFLNLENNNLSGVIPTTLGSLSYLGSLNMCKNKLSGRLPTSLKNLTRLQILQLATNELVGNIPTWIGIKLSTIQILDFAHNNLSGNIPRCFNNYSVLTKKETSLINQFVFLDFDNINVAASASLMMKGQEYTYNTILGLVMVLDLSSNKFSGSIPIELMALQALQSLNISKNQLTGVIPKNIGDMKFLESFDVSSNHLSGELPMSLSGLTFLSSFNVSFNNLTGRSTSSTQLQSFNESSFFGNKLCGVPLTQICGEIEHNKDQQEGDTSHVVDFGLTICVLLGFFVGFWSIVIPLNVGTIWISLSKLRLYDLFS